In Citrus sinensis cultivar Valencia sweet orange chromosome 2, DVS_A1.0, whole genome shotgun sequence, a single genomic region encodes these proteins:
- the LOC102626452 gene encoding L10-interacting MYB domain-containing protein-like, which yields MSNSSTSKATWNPQTLDVFCDLCIKEVDAGHRPGTHLTSQGYENLIKEFIRETGLDYNRTQMKNKWDSFRTDWKLWKNLIGKEAGLGWNHRLRTIDASEEWWEKKIKENLQFSRFRKNGIDPELEKKINLMFMNTVATGEHVWVPSSGFPLESNDASESLCVESTADSDEYIVSDDSKGSKGKRVALKGNKVGGAVKLSRQLDRLIDAVEKRNTTSNSQNDTSGKEIYKALEVVASLPNIEAGSKVWLFASQLFTDKVKRDLFNEIEDPNVKLKWLKYEKNTK from the coding sequence ATGTCTAATAGCTCAACTAGTAAGGCTACCTGGAACCCCCAGACTTTAGATGTATTTTGTGACTTATGCATTAAAGAGGTGGATGCCGGACATCGTCCTGGGACTCATTTGACTTCCCAAGgatatgaaaatttgattaaggAGTTCATTAGAGAAACTGGATTAGATTACAACAGaactcaaatgaaaaataaatgggattCTTTTAGAACTGATTGGAAATTGTGGAAGAATTTGATTGGTAAGGAAGCTGGTTTAGGGTGGAATCATAGGTTGAGGACAATTGATGCAAGTGAGGAATggtgggaaaagaaaataaaggaaaatctGCAATTCAGTAGATTTCGGAAAAATGGTATTGATCCAGAgttggagaaaaaaataaatttaatgttcaTGAACACTGTGGCTACTGGTGAGCATGTTTGGGTTCCCTCATCTGGTTTTCCTTTAGAGAGTAATGACGCATCTGAATCTCTTTGTGTTGAGAGTACTGCTGACTCTGATGAGTATATTGTGTCTGATGATAGTAAGGGAAGCAAAGGTAAAAGAGTGGCCTTAAAAGGGAACAAAGTAGGAGGTGCTGTAAAACTGTCAAGGCAGCTTGATCGTCTCATTGATGCAGTAGAGAAAAGGAACACAACTTCAAACTCTCAAAATGATACAAGTGGGAAAGAGATTTATAAAGCATTGGAAGTGGTTGCTTCTTTACCAAACATTGAGGCTGGGAGTAAAGTGTGGTTATTTGCTAGTCAGTTGTTTACGGACAAAGTGAAAAGGGATTTATTTAATGAGATAGAAGATCCAAATGTCAAATTGAAATGGCTTAAGTATGAGAAAAATACAAAGTGA